Proteins encoded together in one Streptomyces sp. NBC_01216 window:
- a CDS encoding tape-measure protein has product MSAAALAPGMDPFAGVASALRGFRGGLRKSNRSLDVLVRRLRGAASSVDGVRGGASSAATAVRGIKPRADASARSLVQAGRTAGTTSVRLKGFGAKARGAGSSLGSVASGAGVFGLLGGLLGGFAGRFTKLMGPFGTALTVASGAMTAVNVAMRANPLGFVLGLIVPLVAAIITFAMNSEAGQKIMKQVFDRVLKTFRVIAAFLGPVLKAYARVISVYFTAVRTVVTVVVKAVGGALSKGFTGARSAISGATRSVTGIIRTAWGGFQRVIQPVLDWITKKIPDMFTRVKDAMSRTLHGIGDFVTTGMQALVGVIKGPLSGLIAFANWVIDGLNSLSFEFLGKKFGVHFSKIPQLAEGGVVQPSPGGGPGAVRPLASLERLRPAESGHREPGPRTATRERARLHSYHPGEGRGPLTVATDLLFLHRTAAA; this is encoded by the coding sequence ATGAGTGCCGCGGCGCTCGCCCCCGGAATGGACCCGTTCGCGGGGGTCGCCTCGGCGCTGCGAGGTTTCCGCGGCGGCCTCCGGAAGAGCAACCGGTCCCTGGACGTCCTGGTCCGCCGTCTGCGCGGGGCCGCCTCGTCCGTCGACGGAGTCCGCGGCGGTGCTTCCTCGGCGGCGACCGCGGTGCGGGGGATCAAGCCGCGCGCCGACGCCTCCGCCCGCTCCCTGGTCCAGGCGGGCCGCACCGCCGGCACCACCTCGGTCCGGCTCAAGGGTTTCGGGGCGAAGGCCCGGGGCGCCGGCTCCTCGCTCGGGTCGGTGGCCTCGGGAGCCGGTGTGTTCGGCCTGCTGGGCGGGCTGCTCGGCGGCTTCGCCGGCAGGTTCACCAAGCTGATGGGCCCGTTCGGCACCGCCCTGACGGTGGCCTCCGGCGCCATGACGGCGGTGAACGTCGCCATGCGGGCCAACCCGCTCGGCTTCGTCCTGGGCCTGATCGTGCCGCTGGTGGCCGCGATCATCACCTTCGCCATGAACTCCGAGGCCGGCCAGAAGATCATGAAGCAGGTCTTCGACCGGGTCCTGAAGACCTTCCGCGTCATCGCGGCCTTCCTGGGCCCGGTCCTCAAGGCGTACGCCCGGGTGATCTCGGTCTACTTCACCGCGGTGCGGACGGTCGTCACCGTCGTGGTCAAGGCCGTCGGCGGTGCCCTCTCCAAGGGGTTCACCGGGGCCCGCTCGGCGATCTCCGGCGCGACCCGGTCGGTCACCGGGATCATCCGCACGGCGTGGGGCGGTTTCCAGCGGGTGATCCAGCCCGTCCTGGACTGGATCACGAAGAAGATCCCCGACATGTTCACCCGGGTCAAGGACGCCATGTCCCGCACCCTGCACGGCATCGGGGACTTCGTCACGACCGGCATGCAGGCCCTCGTCGGCGTGATCAAGGGACCGCTGAGCGGTCTGATCGCCTTCGCCAACTGGGTCATCGACGGGCTCAACAGCCTCAGCTTCGAATTCCTCGGCAAGAAGTTCGGCGTCCACTTCTCGAAGATCCCGCAGCTCGCCGAGGGCGGCGTCGTCCAGCCCTCGCCCGGCGGCGGTCCCGGAGCCGTACGCCCGCTGGCCTCCCTGGAGCGACTGCGGCCGGCCGAGAGCGGGCACCGGGAGCCAGGACCACGGACGGCCACCCGGGAGCGCGCCCGGCTGCACTCGTACCACCCGGGCGAGGGGCGCGGCCCGCTCACCGTCGCCACGGACCTGCTGTTCCTCCACCGGACGGCCGCCGCCTGA
- a CDS encoding phage tail protein, with the protein MAETTNAYRSETAPGSLITRDGQIQWAGLLMGPGTPYPVDRTGITGWDDLPALDTGDIPRPDQHGSWPGARWAQPRLVGATVWLLPEDASRAREVTSDFRAATGAEGGERWLAVRLHGETLAVRARVSRRVVPQDRSYLHGGTSRTSLQWTATDPRRFGAELRQGRTVLPRTEPGLVWGSAVANGLEFPLDWGGTGSAGSLTAVNAGSAASHPVVEFRGPLRRPTLTRLSDGRQLQYDIVLGPQDVLTVDTEAGTVLLNGSASRLYTATSTSSPEQLFLFAPGSTALAFRSDDATPDPAASVTVLWRDAHW; encoded by the coding sequence ATGGCCGAGACCACAAACGCATACCGAAGCGAGACCGCACCCGGCTCACTGATCACCCGCGACGGGCAGATCCAGTGGGCCGGACTGCTGATGGGCCCCGGCACGCCCTACCCGGTCGACCGAACGGGTATCACCGGCTGGGACGACCTGCCGGCCCTCGACACCGGCGACATCCCCCGCCCCGACCAGCACGGTTCCTGGCCCGGTGCCCGCTGGGCGCAGCCGCGGCTGGTCGGCGCGACCGTCTGGCTGCTCCCCGAGGACGCCTCCCGGGCCCGCGAGGTCACTTCGGACTTCCGGGCGGCCACCGGAGCCGAGGGCGGCGAGCGGTGGCTCGCGGTCCGGCTGCACGGCGAGACGCTCGCCGTGCGGGCGCGGGTCAGCCGGCGAGTCGTCCCCCAGGACCGCTCGTACCTCCACGGCGGCACCTCCAGGACCAGCCTCCAGTGGACCGCGACCGACCCGCGCCGCTTCGGCGCCGAACTGCGCCAGGGCCGTACCGTCCTGCCTCGGACCGAACCCGGCCTCGTCTGGGGAAGCGCCGTGGCCAACGGACTGGAGTTCCCGCTCGACTGGGGCGGAACCGGCTCCGCGGGTTCGCTCACCGCCGTCAACGCGGGCTCCGCGGCGAGTCATCCGGTCGTCGAGTTCCGGGGCCCGCTGCGCCGGCCGACCCTGACCCGGCTGTCCGACGGACGGCAGCTCCAGTACGACATCGTGCTCGGCCCGCAGGACGTCCTGACCGTCGACACCGAGGCGGGCACCGTCCTCCTCAACGGCTCCGCGTCCCGGCTCTACACCGCGACCTCCACGTCCTCGCCCGAGCAGCTGTTCCTCTTCGCCCCGGGCAGCACCGCGCTGGCCTTCCGGTCGGACGACGCCACGCCCGACCCGGCCGCCTCGGTGACCGTGCTGTGGCGTGACGCCCACTGGTGA